A region from the Dehalococcoides mccartyi CG5 genome encodes:
- a CDS encoding ABC transporter permease, protein MSIKHIITLFNREVIHGPKDVTFIMVVVTPILISLFISLAFGNIFSEKPKLGLTDLGNSQIVNLLKENNTLLIKEYPDEAALKEAATSGAVDMGLVLPADFDTSLIQTNTLKANAYVWGESLAKSRMIIPAVLADTARQITGANVPVEINSISLGDEMNVPWADRLFPFVVLMAMFFSGLMLPASSLIDEKQKRTLEAVNITPATLGEIFTAKGAIGTLLGVVMGLIILALNSAFGNSPLPLILMLGLGSLMASLLGLLAGAFIKDMNTLFAVWKFGGLLLFGPAFIYLFPQIPQWIGYFFPTYYILKPVVDLSVYDAGWTDIALNAGISVILVVILLVAVSKVVSRMSNSALRLYT, encoded by the coding sequence ATGAGCATAAAACATATAATCACCCTTTTTAACCGTGAGGTAATCCACGGGCCGAAAGATGTCACCTTTATTATGGTGGTGGTAACCCCCATACTTATTTCCCTGTTTATATCTCTGGCCTTCGGCAACATTTTTTCAGAAAAACCCAAGCTGGGGCTGACTGATTTGGGCAACTCCCAGATTGTAAACCTGCTCAAAGAAAATAATACCCTGCTGATAAAGGAATACCCTGACGAAGCCGCCCTGAAGGAAGCCGCTACCAGCGGCGCAGTAGACATGGGGCTGGTACTGCCGGCAGATTTTGATACTTCTCTTATCCAGACCAATACCCTCAAGGCCAATGCCTATGTTTGGGGCGAAAGTCTGGCTAAAAGCCGCATGATTATCCCGGCGGTGCTGGCGGATACCGCCCGGCAGATTACGGGTGCCAACGTACCGGTGGAAATAAACTCCATCTCTCTGGGAGATGAGATGAACGTACCCTGGGCTGACCGGTTATTCCCCTTCGTAGTGCTTATGGCCATGTTCTTCAGCGGGCTAATGCTGCCGGCCAGTTCCCTTATAGATGAAAAGCAAAAACGCACTCTGGAAGCGGTCAATATCACTCCGGCCACTCTGGGCGAAATATTTACCGCCAAGGGGGCGATAGGCACTTTGCTGGGCGTAGTAATGGGTCTGATTATACTGGCTTTGAATTCCGCTTTCGGCAACTCCCCTTTGCCCCTGATACTTATGCTGGGATTGGGCTCGCTGATGGCCTCGCTGCTGGGGCTGTTGGCAGGTGCTTTCATAAAGGATATGAACACCCTCTTTGCCGTCTGGAAGTTTGGCGGACTGCTCCTTTTCGGACCGGCCTTTATCTACCTTTTCCCCCAAATACCCCAGTGGATAGGCTACTTCTTCCCTACCTATTATATTTTAAAACCGGTGGTAGACCTGAGTGTTTATGATGCCGGCTGGACAGATATAGCCCTGAATGCAGGTATATCCGTAATACTGGTAG
- a CDS encoding DJ-1 family glyoxalase III, with translation MSRFAVLLAEGFEEIEFCTITDILRRADLEVKIVGLKNDLTGGSRGIRIMPDMHIDDLKTTDYEVLVLPGGNPGFINMGKDQRVLELIRTAHAENKYMAAICAGPAVLSRAGVIDGKEVAIYPGVKHLLKNCTACDLRVKVEGRLITGRSPQAAMDFALTLMDMFAKPQSAKVVRDEMLV, from the coding sequence ATGAGCCGTTTTGCCGTTTTGTTAGCCGAGGGTTTTGAAGAAATAGAATTCTGCACTATTACGGATATTCTCCGGCGCGCAGACCTTGAGGTCAAGATAGTAGGACTTAAAAACGACCTTACCGGCGGCTCAAGAGGAATCCGTATAATGCCGGATATGCATATAGATGACCTGAAGACCACTGATTACGAAGTGCTGGTTCTGCCCGGCGGCAATCCGGGCTTTATAAATATGGGCAAAGACCAGAGGGTACTTGAACTTATCCGCACCGCCCATGCCGAAAACAAATACATGGCGGCTATTTGTGCCGGGCCGGCAGTACTCTCCAGAGCCGGAGTGATAGACGGCAAAGAGGTTGCCATATATCCGGGGGTTAAGCACCTTTTGAAAAATTGCACCGCCTGTGACCTGCGGGTAAAGGTAGAGGGCAGGCTGATTACCGGGCGAAGCCCTCAGGCCGCCATGGATTTTGCCCTGACCCTGATGGATATGTTTGCCAAACCACAATCAGCCAAAGTAGTGCGGGATGAAATGCTGGTTTAA
- a CDS encoding 2TM domain-containing protein, which produces MKQLNDDEIYRIAQKRVKEKKDFYNHLSVYVVINAMIIGIWAFTGSSYPWFIFPLGGWGIGLIFHFLSVFGFMRDESDWESKEIQKEIGRLKKNL; this is translated from the coding sequence ATGAAACAGCTAAACGATGATGAAATCTACCGTATTGCCCAAAAACGGGTAAAGGAAAAGAAGGATTTTTACAATCACCTTTCGGTATATGTAGTAATAAACGCCATGATTATCGGCATCTGGGCATTTACCGGCAGCTCGTACCCTTGGTTTATCTTCCCTCTGGGGGGCTGGGGTATAGGACTGATTTTCCACTTCCTGAGCGTTTTCGGCTTTATGCGTGATGAAAGTGACTGGGAAAGCAAGGAAATCCAGAAAGAGATTGGGCGTTTAAAGAAAAACCTTTAA
- a CDS encoding acetyl-CoA carboxylase biotin carboxylase subunit produces the protein MLNKILVANRGEIAIRVMRACRELGIKTVAVYSDADKGALFVKYADEAYHIGPSQLSESYLNIKKIVAVAKKSGVDGVHPGYGFLSENPGFALALEKAGIKFVGPSSRVIELMGNKIAARREMKKAGVPVLPGTEGCVSGIEQATEAAAAIGYPVIIKPSGGGGGIGMRVANGPDELKDAIESSQKVAGNTFGLAEVYIEKYISNPRHIEIQIMGDSQGNIVYLGERECSIQRRYQKLIEESPSPVITPELRKKMGEVAVKAGKWVNYEGAGTIEFIFSNGQFYFLEANTRVQVEHPVTEMVTGIDIVKEQIMVASGSELSFKQEEVEMRGWAIECRINAEDPLNEFAPSAAKLKGYRSPGGIGVRVDSGVHTRYNIPYLYDPMISKLIVWGRTREEAIARMRRALYEYIIVGVKTNIPFHKAVMVNPNFVAGNLHTHFIEKETTLLDEMKRIMSEEQPLEEKLSEIFDDTRRIAAIAAVTALTQLPAEIDEDEITGV, from the coding sequence ATGCTTAACAAGATACTGGTTGCCAACCGGGGTGAAATAGCTATACGGGTCATGCGTGCCTGCCGTGAGCTGGGTATTAAAACAGTGGCGGTTTATTCCGATGCCGATAAAGGTGCTCTGTTTGTAAAATATGCTGATGAAGCTTATCATATCGGCCCTTCCCAGCTGTCCGAGAGCTACCTGAATATTAAAAAGATAGTGGCTGTGGCCAAAAAATCAGGCGTAGACGGGGTTCATCCCGGATACGGCTTTTTATCTGAAAATCCCGGTTTTGCTCTGGCTCTGGAAAAAGCCGGAATTAAATTTGTAGGTCCAAGCAGCCGGGTTATAGAACTGATGGGCAACAAGATTGCCGCCAGGCGTGAGATGAAAAAGGCGGGTGTGCCGGTACTGCCCGGTACGGAGGGCTGTGTTTCAGGTATTGAACAGGCCACCGAGGCGGCAGCGGCTATCGGCTATCCGGTTATTATAAAACCCAGCGGCGGCGGCGGTGGTATCGGCATGCGGGTGGCTAATGGCCCGGATGAACTTAAAGATGCTATAGAGTCTTCTCAGAAAGTGGCCGGCAACACCTTTGGTCTGGCCGAAGTGTATATTGAAAAATACATATCCAATCCCCGCCATATAGAAATACAGATAATGGGTGATTCACAGGGCAACATAGTTTATCTGGGTGAGCGGGAATGTTCTATCCAGCGGCGTTATCAGAAACTCATCGAAGAATCCCCTTCCCCCGTTATTACCCCTGAGCTTCGCAAGAAGATGGGCGAAGTGGCGGTAAAGGCCGGTAAATGGGTTAACTATGAAGGTGCCGGCACTATTGAATTTATTTTTTCAAACGGGCAGTTCTATTTCCTTGAGGCCAATACCCGTGTACAGGTAGAACACCCTGTTACCGAAATGGTAACAGGCATAGATATAGTCAAAGAACAGATAATGGTAGCTTCCGGCAGTGAGCTTTCATTCAAACAGGAAGAAGTTGAGATGCGGGGCTGGGCTATAGAGTGCCGTATCAATGCCGAAGATCCCTTGAACGAGTTTGCTCCCTCGGCTGCCAAGCTCAAAGGCTATCGTTCACCCGGCGGTATCGGAGTCCGGGTGGATAGCGGTGTTCATACCCGCTATAACATACCCTATCTGTATGACCCCATGATATCCAAGCTGATTGTTTGGGGACGCACCCGCGAAGAAGCCATAGCCCGCATGCGGCGTGCCCTGTACGAATACATCATAGTAGGGGTAAAGACCAATATTCCTTTCCATAAGGCGGTTATGGTTAACCCTAACTTTGTAGCCGGCAATCTGCATACTCATTTCATTGAGAAGGAAACTACCCTGTTGGATGAAATGAAACGCATTATGAGTGAAGAACAGCCTCTGGAAGAGAAGCTGTCCGAGATATTTGACGATACCCGGCGGATTGCCGCTATTGCGGCGGTTACTGCCCTGACCCAGTTGCCGGCTGAAATTGACGAAGATGAGATAACCGGCGTTTAA
- a CDS encoding ABC transporter ATP-binding protein — protein MSQISISVEKLSYWYGDLKAVNQISFEVTQGEILGFLGPNGAGKTTTQKMLTGQLRPKDGRATLLGFDVAKDTEEIHRRIGICFEQTNLYEQMTALENLQLFADLFGVNSFNGYALLKRVGLAGREKDKVAGYSKGMKQRLMVARSLVNTPSILFMDEPTSGLDPVSSESIRDIILEERKRGATIFLTTHDMWEADKLCDRVAFINEGSIAALDAPVNLKQQYGKRSLIAKVKSANGQLENREIALDTGKTAEEVSKLLSSERVLTLHSEEATLEDIFIKITGRRLTE, from the coding sequence ATGAGTCAAATATCAATTTCAGTGGAAAAGCTTAGTTACTGGTATGGAGACCTAAAAGCGGTAAACCAGATAAGCTTTGAGGTTACCCAAGGTGAAATTCTGGGTTTTCTGGGCCCGAACGGGGCAGGCAAAACCACCACCCAGAAAATGCTGACCGGACAGCTCAGGCCAAAGGACGGCCGGGCTACCCTGCTGGGATTTGATGTGGCTAAAGATACCGAAGAAATCCACCGACGGATAGGTATCTGTTTTGAACAGACCAATCTGTACGAACAAATGACCGCTCTGGAAAACCTCCAGCTTTTTGCTGACCTTTTCGGGGTGAATAGTTTTAACGGTTATGCCCTTTTAAAAAGAGTGGGGCTGGCCGGACGGGAAAAAGACAAAGTAGCCGGTTACTCCAAGGGTATGAAGCAACGCCTTATGGTAGCCCGCTCACTGGTAAATACCCCCAGTATACTCTTTATGGACGAACCAACCTCCGGGCTTGACCCTGTATCTTCAGAGTCTATCCGTGACATCATACTGGAAGAACGCAAGCGGGGGGCTACCATATTTTTGACCACCCATGACATGTGGGAAGCCGACAAGCTGTGTGACCGGGTGGCCTTTATCAACGAAGGCTCTATTGCCGCACTTGATGCCCCGGTTAACTTAAAACAGCAGTACGGCAAACGCTCTCTTATAGCCAAAGTAAAAAGTGCAAACGGCCAGCTGGAAAACAGGGAAATAGCCTTGGATACCGGCAAGACAGCCGAGGAGGTTAGCAAACTACTCAGCAGTGAGCGGGTGCTGACCCTGCACAGTGAAGAAGCCACTCTGGAGGATATCTTTATAAAGATAACCGGACGGAGGTTGACTGAATGA
- the oadA gene encoding sodium-extruding oxaloacetate decarboxylase subunit alpha, whose translation MGIKITDTTLRDAHQSLIATRMRTRDMIDIAARLDKAGFHSLEVWGGATFDSCIRFLNEDPWERLRLIRQKAPNTPLQMLLRGQNLVGYRHYADDVVREFVRLSVKNGIDIFRVFDALNDIRNMEVSIQTAKELKAHVQGTICYTTSPIHTVEKLAEMAVELEKMGCDSICIKDMAGLITPTAAAQLVKSIKSKVKLPVDLHSHCTSGMAPLAYYAAAEAGVDIIDTAFSAFAWGTSQPTTESFVAAFKGTKLDTGLDLELMSEIGEEFNKISASYRCLYTCEATQPSISVLLHQIPGGMISNLVSQLRQQNAFDKLSEVLAEVPRVRADLGHPPLVTPSSQIVGTQAILNVLSGERYKQVTKETKNYLMGYYGKIPGKVNEDIRKAIIGDEKPISVRPGALLEPELPKMKAEGEKLGILKTEEDLLTYAMYPEVAAKFLKGECKEECLLPSTPEAAKPVKTEAKPVPAFSGSAEYSVEVDGEVFTVKVSAKAGVAGEAPKALKPTASHPGAIVSPMQGMLLSLKVKEGDKVTEGEVVATIEAMKMENDVCATVNGVVVEIYAYEGEVVGSKDVIMVIEPDA comes from the coding sequence ATGGGTATAAAGATTACAGATACCACTCTGCGGGATGCGCACCAATCACTGATAGCTACCCGAATGCGTACCCGTGACATGATTGATATTGCTGCCCGGCTGGATAAGGCCGGCTTTCACTCGCTGGAGGTCTGGGGCGGTGCTACATTTGACTCCTGTATCCGCTTTCTGAACGAAGACCCGTGGGAACGCCTCCGCCTGATACGCCAAAAAGCTCCCAACACCCCTCTCCAGATGCTCCTCAGAGGGCAGAATCTGGTGGGATACCGCCATTATGCAGACGACGTGGTACGTGAATTTGTCCGTTTGTCAGTTAAAAACGGGATAGATATTTTCCGGGTTTTCGATGCGCTGAATGATATCCGCAATATGGAAGTTTCCATTCAAACTGCCAAAGAGCTTAAAGCCCATGTTCAGGGGACTATCTGCTATACCACCAGTCCCATTCACACCGTGGAGAAGCTGGCCGAAATGGCAGTGGAGCTGGAAAAGATGGGTTGTGATTCCATATGTATTAAAGACATGGCCGGGCTTATTACTCCCACCGCCGCCGCCCAGCTGGTCAAGTCCATAAAATCCAAGGTCAAACTGCCGGTAGACCTGCATTCACATTGTACCAGCGGAATGGCACCCTTAGCTTATTATGCAGCGGCTGAGGCCGGGGTGGATATAATAGATACCGCCTTCTCCGCTTTTGCCTGGGGTACTTCCCAGCCCACCACCGAAAGTTTTGTGGCCGCTTTTAAGGGTACGAAACTGGATACCGGGCTTGATCTGGAACTTATGAGTGAAATAGGTGAGGAATTTAACAAAATAAGTGCCTCTTATCGTTGCCTTTATACCTGCGAAGCCACCCAGCCGAGTATCAGCGTGCTCCTTCACCAGATACCCGGCGGCATGATATCAAACTTGGTCAGCCAGCTTCGCCAGCAAAATGCCTTTGACAAACTGTCAGAGGTACTGGCTGAAGTGCCCAGAGTCAGGGCTGATTTGGGTCATCCCCCATTAGTTACCCCGTCAAGCCAGATTGTGGGTACTCAGGCTATTTTAAATGTGCTGAGCGGCGAACGCTATAAACAGGTGACCAAAGAGACCAAAAACTATCTCATGGGGTATTACGGCAAGATACCCGGTAAAGTAAACGAAGATATCCGCAAGGCTATTATAGGGGATGAAAAACCCATCAGCGTCAGGCCGGGGGCTTTGCTGGAACCAGAACTGCCCAAGATGAAAGCCGAAGGCGAAAAGCTGGGTATACTCAAAACCGAAGAAGACCTTTTGACTTATGCCATGTATCCGGAGGTAGCCGCCAAGTTCCTCAAGGGTGAGTGCAAGGAAGAGTGCCTTCTGCCGTCTACACCTGAGGCAGCCAAACCGGTCAAGACTGAAGCGAAGCCTGTACCTGCCTTTAGTGGTTCGGCTGAATACAGTGTTGAGGTGGATGGAGAGGTCTTTACAGTCAAGGTTTCTGCCAAGGCTGGAGTTGCTGGGGAAGCCCCTAAAGCGCTCAAACCTACTGCCTCTCATCCAGGAGCTATTGTCTCCCCCATGCAGGGTATGCTCCTTTCGCTAAAGGTGAAGGAAGGGGATAAGGTAACCGAGGGTGAAGTGGTAGCCACCATTGAGGCTATGAAAATGGAAAATGATGTCTGTGCCACTGTAAACGGGGTGGTTGTGGAAATATATGCCTATGAAGGCGAAGTAGTGGGCAGCAAAGACGTTATCATGGTGATAGAGCCAGATGCTTAA
- a CDS encoding TetR/AcrR family transcriptional regulator, which translates to MAKAKQSNTSRDKILSAATHLFLNSHDAGKVSIEDIAVKAKVSPTTIYNNFGGRKALVHGVVEKIIDTSLIQAKDIMARPLPFPAKIQLILSNKNDMAGKMPEEILKKLVHMDDDVTALIQEIYQQEIQPMWQKLIADGKAEGYVDPSLSEEAVFIYLKVVRDGFNANAALFEPAKEKINLMMELSRIMMYGFFKKDACLIPDIKSGHAKTG; encoded by the coding sequence TTGGCTAAAGCCAAACAGAGCAATACCAGCCGTGACAAAATACTCTCCGCCGCCACTCACCTTTTTTTAAACTCGCATGATGCCGGCAAGGTGAGTATTGAAGATATAGCCGTTAAGGCCAAAGTTTCCCCCACCACCATTTACAATAATTTCGGCGGCAGGAAAGCTCTGGTGCATGGAGTAGTGGAAAAAATAATAGACACCAGCCTTATTCAAGCAAAAGATATCATGGCCCGTCCCCTGCCCTTTCCCGCTAAAATACAGCTCATACTATCCAACAAGAACGATATGGCTGGCAAAATGCCGGAAGAGATACTGAAAAAACTGGTACACATGGATGATGACGTAACCGCCCTGATACAGGAAATCTACCAACAAGAAATCCAGCCTATGTGGCAGAAACTGATAGCAGACGGCAAAGCCGAAGGATACGTAGACCCGTCCCTTTCGGAGGAAGCGGTATTCATTTACCTGAAAGTGGTGCGTGACGGCTTCAACGCCAATGCCGCCTTATTTGAACCCGCCAAAGAAAAAATAAACCTTATGATGGAACTTTCCCGAATAATGATGTACGGATTTTTTAAAAAAGACGCTTGCCTTATCCCGGATATCAAGAGCGGGCACGCAAAAACTGGCTGA
- a CDS encoding ABC transporter permease codes for MNFSVIKALLKKDFSLFLQNRFYMLMTIVGLVFYIIIFFIMPNKVDEQLKAGIYAPVMPPAFSILVADPASSLTSYASLEEAKAAVENGDSQVAIVLPADIMQTWASGGKPEIEIYYASSAPLELRDAVISLVKELSYIQTGQSLTFDTNEQVMGQDMLGEQIPMRNRMVPLLAIFILMMEILSLASLIAEENEQGTARALLVTPMTVPELFAAKGIIGVGMALGQVVLFMLLVGGFNSQPLITLGVLLLGSLMVTGLGFLLASLTKSLMSVTAWGMLLFIILAIPGMGIMFPGLISSWAKVIPSYYLTDTVNRVVNYGADLSVVGGNLLILVGFTAVIVTAGIVVLRRRYQ; via the coding sequence ATGAACTTTAGCGTTATAAAAGCCCTGCTGAAAAAGGATTTTTCCCTTTTCCTTCAAAACCGCTTTTATATGCTGATGACTATTGTCGGGCTGGTATTTTATATCATTATCTTCTTTATAATGCCCAACAAGGTAGACGAACAGCTTAAAGCGGGTATATATGCACCGGTCATGCCCCCGGCTTTTTCGATTCTGGTAGCTGACCCGGCAAGCAGCCTGACCAGTTACGCCTCGCTGGAGGAGGCCAAGGCAGCGGTTGAGAACGGTGATTCACAGGTAGCCATTGTCCTGCCGGCAGATATCATGCAGACATGGGCTTCCGGCGGTAAACCTGAAATAGAAATATATTATGCCTCGTCCGCCCCTCTTGAACTGCGTGATGCAGTTATCAGTCTGGTAAAAGAGCTTTCCTATATCCAGACCGGGCAGTCACTTACCTTTGATACCAATGAGCAGGTAATGGGACAGGATATGCTGGGTGAACAAATACCCATGCGTAACCGTATGGTGCCCCTGCTGGCAATATTTATTTTAATGATGGAAATACTCAGTCTGGCCAGCCTGATTGCCGAAGAGAACGAACAGGGCACAGCCAGAGCATTGCTGGTAACCCCCATGACCGTACCTGAACTCTTTGCCGCCAAAGGCATAATAGGGGTAGGCATGGCACTGGGGCAGGTGGTTCTCTTTATGCTGCTGGTTGGCGGATTCAACTCCCAGCCGCTTATTACCCTTGGCGTACTCCTGCTGGGCAGCCTTATGGTAACGGGTCTGGGCTTCCTGCTGGCCTCACTTACCAAAAGCCTTATGTCAGTAACCGCCTGGGGCATGTTGCTCTTTATAATCTTGGCCATACCCGGCATGGGCATAATGTTCCCCGGCCTTATCAGCAGCTGGGCTAAGGTAATACCCTCGTACTACCTGACAGATACCGTAAACCGGGTGGTTAACTACGGGGCAGACCTTAGTGTGGTAGGCGGCAACCTGCTTATCCTAGTGGGATTTACTGCCGTAATAGTAACAGCCGGTATTGTTGTCCTGCGGAGGCGTTACCAATGA